The Halostella litorea region GAGGAACGTGCGCCCGCCGAGGTCCTCGTCCGCGGTCAACTCGCGTGGGCCGACGACGAACGAGGCGTTGCCGGCCAGTCCCCACTCGGGACGGGTCTCCGCCCAGTCGGCGGCCCGGCGCTGCGTCTCGCGGACGCCGTCGGCGGTCGTGTCCGCCATCGAGTCCGTCCGCTCCGCGGCCGCGCCGGCCTGGGCTTCCGCGAGGTCGTCGCGCAACCGTTCGAGGTCCTCCCGGTGGCTCTCGGGCACCGCGCCGTCGAACAGGGTGACCTCGTCGGTCGTCGTGTTGTGCTCGGCGGCGAGGAACACGGTGTCGGCGGGGACGTCGAACCCCTGCTCGCGCAGTTCCGCCCTGACGTCCTCGTCGTTGCAGATGGCCGCGAGGACGCGGGCGTTCGGGCCGCCGGGGTTGCCGGCACAGGCCCCGCAGTCGAGGCTCGAATCGAACGGGTTGTTCGCCGTCTGACTGGCGTGGCCTGTGAAGACGACGAGGCGGGCGAACTCCTCCCAGCCCATCAGTTCGAAGGCCGACCGGGCGTACTCGACTTTCTCCTCCAGGTGGAGGCCCTCCCGGAGGTCGCGGACGGCATCCGGGTTGTAGTCGACCGACGGCTCGCAGAACACGCGTTCGGCGGGCGCACGGTCGGTGTCGTGGACGGCGTCGTAGACGCGGGCGGGGAGCAGCGTCCGGGCCGCGAGCGCGGCACCGTACCCCGGCCCGGCGTGCTCGACGAAGCTGAACGCCGTCGCCGCGTTGGATTTGAGCGACTTCAGCACGCCCTTGCCGGCGTTCAGGACCCCGTGCCAGCGGTCGTAGCGCTCCCGCTTGCCGTCCGCGCCGCCGGCCGGGCGGTCGGTGATGCGGTGCTGGGCGTCGACGACCGGCGGACAGGCGTCGACGGCGACGTCCGCGTCGTAGGCCTGATGGCGCATCGGGACGCCGAAGAACCCCGCGTAGCCGTGGGTCTCGTACGGCCCGACCGCCTCGATGTGGCGGCGGATGACCTCCGAGCGCGTGTCGATACAGAACACGAGCTGTGCGGCCCGCCGGCCGGACTCGTCCGCGGCGGGTTCGGGGACGGGGTCAGGGTCGGACACCGACTCCAGCAGCCGGTCGCGGTGGCTCTTCTCCCACGCGGTCAGCCAGGCCTCCCGACGCGGAGCGCCGTCGGTCCCGGCCGGGTCGGCGGCGCGGTCCACCGGTTCGATGGGGGCGCCGAGGCGGTCGGCGAGCAGCAGCCGGACCGCGACGTACTCGGTGAGCGAGACGGGGTAGGTCGACTGCCACGCGTCGGCGTCGTCGTCGTCGTCGGCCCGCCGCTTGACGAAGCCGGTCCAGCCGGGGAGCGCCGCGAGTTGCTGCTCGAAGATCGTCTCCCACTCCCCCTGCGGGAAGTCCGCCAGAACCCCCTCCAGCGCCGCCAGCGGCGTTTCCGGGAGGTCCGACGGGCTGTCGCAACCGGGTATCTCGCCGTCGTAGGGGGCCACCTCCCGCCAGGCCGCGTAGAACCCCTCCTCGCGGTCGGGCATCGGCCACTTGGCGTTGCCCTGGTCGAGGAAGGCGGTGAGCCACTTCGAGAGGACGCGGTCGACGCCCTCCGTGCGGGGATCGGTCCCGTCGGAGGCGGCGGCGTCGCTCGCCGTCATCCCGTCGAGCGACGTCTCGGGGTCCTCGTCGAAGCCGTGGGCCTCCAGTTCGGCGGAGAGCACCTCCGGGTCGATCCGCCCGGCCTCCCAGGCGTCCCGGAAGGTGGCGGGTGACGGGTACCCCTGCCCGCCGTACAGCTGGTTGGCCTCGGCGACCGCCCGGTGGAACGGCCGGTCCTCGAACCCGGACAGCGGGTTGGCCGTGACAAAGGAGTGGAGCGGCCAGGCCGAGCCGACGTGCTCCGCAGCGCGTTCGATACTGTTCGTGAGGTAGTCGCCTTCAAGCGTCATTGTAGTCCTCCTTCGTGGTCAGCACCGTTTCCGGGGCCGGCTGCGAGAGGTTCAGCAACGCGACGTAGAGGCGCTTGCTGGACCGGTGCCAGCCGCGGTCGACCGCGAGATACGCGGCGACGAAGAGGGCACCGACGGCGAGGTGGACGGCCGTCAGGTCGGTCGGCGCGGCGGTCATCGGAACGTCCGCCAGCAGCCCCGAGACGGCTTCGAACAGGAACCCGTAGACGGCGACCGGCACGACGACGATGACCGGGAGGCCGACGAGTTTGAACCGCGCAGGGATCCCCGACCGCGCGAGCACGTCGCGCGCCGCCTGCAGCGCCGTCAGGACCACCACGAGCGCGAGCAAAACGCCGGAGTCCGGTTTCGCCCCCTTGCCGGTGATCGCGACGAAGAGCGCGCCGCCGGCGAGCGCGGCGCCGAAACTGGCGGCGAGCCCCGGCAGCCCCGGGTCGGAGCGGGGGGACGCCGTCGGTGCCGTCCGTTCGACGGTCTCGCCGGCGGAGAGGAACAGGTACGCCTTGTAGAACCCGTGCAGGACGAGGTGGGCGATGGCGGCGGCGAAGAACCCGAGCCCGCACTGGAGGATCATGAAGCCCATCTGCGCGACGGTGGAGGCCCCGAGCTTGCGTTTGACGTCGGGGCGGACGAGCAACAGCGCCTGGCCGAGCAGGGCGCTCGCCGCGCCGACCACGACGAGCGCCGACATCGCCGCCGGGACGTCAGCGTAGAGCGGCGCGAAGCGGGTCAGCAGGATGCCGCCGGCGTTGACGAACCCGGCGTGCATCAGGGCGGACGCCGGCGTCGGTGCGGTCATCGACGACAGCAGCCAGCCGTGAAACGGGAACAGCGCCGACTGGATCATCGCCGCGAGGAACAGCCCCCCGATGGCGAGCCAGGCAAGGTCGGCCGGGAGGCTCCCGGCCCGAGCGACGATGCCGGAGACGGCGGTCGTCTCCGTCGCCCAGGCGAGCAGCGCGAGGGTACCGCCCAGCAGGCCGCCGCTCGCGAGGAAGTACCGGCGGGCGAGCGAACCGGCGGCCCGCGCCTGGTCCCAGCCGCGGACGTGGCCGATCAGGGAGGCCATCGTCAGCCCCATCGCCAGCCACGCCGCGGCGAACAGCGCGACGTGGTCGGCCGCGGCCATGGCCATCACCGCGAGCGTAAAGGCGAACGTCCGACCGAAGAACCGGTCGACGGCGGCGTCGCCGGCCATGTAGCGCCGGGAGTAGGAGTGGACGATCCCGCTGAAGAAGGTGACGACGACCCACACGACCGTCGTCAGCGCGTCGACGACGACGTAGCCGGGGAGGTGCCACTCGTACCCCCCGAGGTCCGAAACCGCCACCGTCGCCAGACTGAGCGCAAAGAGGGCCCAGACGCCGGCCGTCGTCGCTCGCGGCACCCCCGCGGACGACGGGGACGTCTCTGAGAGCTGTGCCGGGCCGTTCGTGTGGGATTGTCCAGTCATCGTTCGAGTCGCTACCCGCCAGCGCGGAGCGCCGGGGCACCGAAATCCCCGGCGACACTGCAACCGAGCTGGCCGGTCTTACACACTTCTACGAACAGTGCGGTTATTATAGCCTTCGGTATTACCAAATCGTTCTTGATCCAGAGATTGAAGAACAGAATGGTCGATCATGATGGATCCCGGTTGGCGAACTGCGGGCTGGACCCCTCTGATCGTCGTTCGGACGACTGAGCGGGAAACGCCGGGAGAACCAACGTAGCCCCCAGAAGTTCGCCGGGACGGACGCGGAGCGACTACTCGTCGTCCGCTTTCGGCCGCGAGGAGAAGTCGTCGAAGGGCGTCCGCTCGTGGCTGCGGACGAGCACCTCGTCGGCGACGGTCAGCCCCATCTCGAGGAGTTCCTGTGCGACCGGCGTGATATCGTCGTCGGCTTCGCCGACGGCCGTCACGAGCAGGTTCTTCTCGCCGGTGACCAACTCCTGAACGGAGATGACCCCCGGGATCGCGAGGATCTCGTCGATGAGGTCGCCCCGCTCCGGGATCGGTGCCGTACAGAAGAGGAGCATCCGGAGCGGGTAGCCCGACGTCTGATAGTCCACGTCGGCGCTGTAGCCCTTGATGACCCCCTCGGACTCCAGCCGCTGGATGCGCTTTCGCACCGTGCTCGACGACGCCTCGGTGCGGTCGGCGATCTCGGAGGACGAGAGGTTCCGAGCCTCCTCCTGGAGCGCATAGAGGATCTCCCGGTCGATATCATCGAGCTCGTGGTCGGCCATGCCTCGTGCTTGCCACCGGGAACACAAGGAGTTTCGGCTGCCGCGCCGGCGTCGTCGGACGCCGACGGGTCGGTCCGGCCGACACGGACGTGGCGGTGGGCGACAGGTTCGGTCAGTACGTCCAGAGGCGTTCGACCCGGCCCGCGACCGACGGCGACGCCTCCCGGAGCGCCCCGACGTCCGTCTCGCCGTCGGCGTTTATCACGTGGACCTCGCCGCGCCGCCCGGAGTAGATCCCCTGGAAGTCGTACACGACGCCGAACGCGTCCACCTCGTCGGGGACGTCGTCGCTCTCCAACAGGAACTCGACCTGCCGGTCGACGTTGTACTCGACGAGCCGGTTTATCGCCGCCGCGCGGTTCAGGCCGTCGGGGAGCGCCTCGACGCCGGGTTCGAGCCGCGCCCGCAACAGGTCGATGCAGTGGTCGATGCCGGCGGGTTCGTCGCCCGCGCCGCGGCCGGTGATCGCGTCGTACGTCGCCGTCACGGCACCGCAGCCCGTGTGGCCCACGACGATCGCCGTCTCCGTCCCCGTGTGTGCGATGGGGTACAGCACGTCGCCGGACACCGCCTCGCCGGCGTCGGTCCGCTGGACGACCCGGTTGCCGATGTTGCCGCAGGTGAAGACGTCGCCCGGCTCGTCGTTGCCCCACATGCGGTCCTGCAGGACGCGGGAGTCGGAACAGCAGACCGTGACCGCCGCCGGGCGCTGGGCGTCCTGCACGTCGTCGAAACGGTCCCGGAACGCCTCGGCGTGGTCGGCGTTGCGTTCCAGTAGCTCGACGAACGTCGGGTTCATACCGGCGGTAACGGCGGGTGGCGGCTATATTCCTTCGGCTTCGGGCGGGGGCCGCGATGGCGGCGACGCCCGGAGGGCCGCCCGCGGCGGCCGGCGGGGAAGACCTATACCGAACTGCCGAGAACGCCGGCGCATGCAGGAGGCGACGCTGTGTCACCCGGTCGTCGACGGCGAGTTGCTCCTCATCCGGAAACAGCGCGGGGTCGGCGAGGGGAAACTCGTCGGGCCGGGCGGGAAGGTCGAGGAGGGGGAGACGCCCCGCGAGGCGGCGCGGCGCGAGGTGCGGGAGGAACTGCGGGTCGACCCGGTCGGCCTGGCGAAGCGCGGCGAGTTCGCCTTCCACTTCCGGGACGGCGAGGTCGACGACGACTCCATGTACGTCCACGTGTTCGCGGCCGACGGCGTCGACGGCGAGCCGCGGGCGACCCCCGAGGCGGTGCCGGAGTGGCACCCCGCCGACGACCCGCCGTACGGCGAGATGTGGGTCGACGACCGCGTGTGGTTCCCGCACCTGCTGGCCGGCGAGCGGTTCGCCGGCGAGTTCGTGCTGGCCGACGGCGGCGAGTCGCTCCGCCGGTACGAGGTCGAGGTCGGCGCGGCCCTCGACGAGCCGTGACTACCGCACGTCGGAACTCGACGCCCGGCGGATCGCCGCGACGGCGACCGCCCCGAGCGCCAGGTCGAGTACGACCAGCACCGCGAGCGCCGGGAACAGCGTGTTCCAGACCGCGCCGAACTCGACACCGCCGAC contains the following coding sequences:
- a CDS encoding 8-oxo-dGTP diphosphatase, translating into MQEATLCHPVVDGELLLIRKQRGVGEGKLVGPGGKVEEGETPREAARREVREELRVDPVGLAKRGEFAFHFRDGEVDDDSMYVHVFAADGVDGEPRATPEAVPEWHPADDPPYGEMWVDDRVWFPHLLAGERFAGEFVLADGGESLRRYEVEVGAALDEP
- a CDS encoding Lrp/AsnC family transcriptional regulator: MADHELDDIDREILYALQEEARNLSSSEIADRTEASSSTVRKRIQRLESEGVIKGYSADVDYQTSGYPLRMLLFCTAPIPERGDLIDEILAIPGVISVQELVTGEKNLLVTAVGEADDDITPVAQELLEMGLTVADEVLVRSHERTPFDDFSSRPKADDE
- a CDS encoding DUF2309 domain-containing protein: MTLEGDYLTNSIERAAEHVGSAWPLHSFVTANPLSGFEDRPFHRAVAEANQLYGGQGYPSPATFRDAWEAGRIDPEVLSAELEAHGFDEDPETSLDGMTASDAAASDGTDPRTEGVDRVLSKWLTAFLDQGNAKWPMPDREEGFYAAWREVAPYDGEIPGCDSPSDLPETPLAALEGVLADFPQGEWETIFEQQLAALPGWTGFVKRRADDDDDADAWQSTYPVSLTEYVAVRLLLADRLGAPIEPVDRAADPAGTDGAPRREAWLTAWEKSHRDRLLESVSDPDPVPEPAADESGRRAAQLVFCIDTRSEVIRRHIEAVGPYETHGYAGFFGVPMRHQAYDADVAVDACPPVVDAQHRITDRPAGGADGKRERYDRWHGVLNAGKGVLKSLKSNAATAFSFVEHAGPGYGAALAARTLLPARVYDAVHDTDRAPAERVFCEPSVDYNPDAVRDLREGLHLEEKVEYARSAFELMGWEEFARLVVFTGHASQTANNPFDSSLDCGACAGNPGGPNARVLAAICNDEDVRAELREQGFDVPADTVFLAAEHNTTTDEVTLFDGAVPESHREDLERLRDDLAEAQAGAAAERTDSMADTTADGVRETQRRAADWAETRPEWGLAGNASFVVGPRELTADEDLGGRTFLHSYDWRTDPDGDALESILTGPLVVTQWINNQYYFATVDNAVYGSGSKVTQNPVGNVGVFQGNGGDLMTGLPLQSLYADADRPHHQPLRLTALIHAPVEQVTGILRQHEQLLRLLDNGWIQLTVIDPEQENAALHYQGDLEWEPVRSEPSAAEPPTPTVSSSADD
- a CDS encoding carbonic anhydrase, which produces MNPTFVELLERNADHAEAFRDRFDDVQDAQRPAAVTVCCSDSRVLQDRMWGNDEPGDVFTCGNIGNRVVQRTDAGEAVSGDVLYPIAHTGTETAIVVGHTGCGAVTATYDAITGRGAGDEPAGIDHCIDLLRARLEPGVEALPDGLNRAAAINRLVEYNVDRQVEFLLESDDVPDEVDAFGVVYDFQGIYSGRRGEVHVINADGETDVGALREASPSVAGRVERLWTY
- a CDS encoding proton-conducting transporter transmembrane domain-containing protein codes for the protein MTGQSHTNGPAQLSETSPSSAGVPRATTAGVWALFALSLATVAVSDLGGYEWHLPGYVVVDALTTVVWVVVTFFSGIVHSYSRRYMAGDAAVDRFFGRTFAFTLAVMAMAAADHVALFAAAWLAMGLTMASLIGHVRGWDQARAAGSLARRYFLASGGLLGGTLALLAWATETTAVSGIVARAGSLPADLAWLAIGGLFLAAMIQSALFPFHGWLLSSMTAPTPASALMHAGFVNAGGILLTRFAPLYADVPAAMSALVVVGAASALLGQALLLVRPDVKRKLGASTVAQMGFMILQCGLGFFAAAIAHLVLHGFYKAYLFLSAGETVERTAPTASPRSDPGLPGLAASFGAALAGGALFVAITGKGAKPDSGVLLALVVVLTALQAARDVLARSGIPARFKLVGLPVIVVVPVAVYGFLFEAVSGLLADVPMTAAPTDLTAVHLAVGALFVAAYLAVDRGWHRSSKRLYVALLNLSQPAPETVLTTKEDYNDA